cacacacacacacacacacacacacacacacacacacatacttgatCCTTAAATTATTGACTTGAATGGGTAATAGAAAGTTATtttctctctcttattctcctactttaaacttttaatttaggttttaagtcaaaatttattttgttatacaaataaaaataaaaattcaaatataattattcaacaataaatttaaataataattttgtaataaatttaattaattattatatcttTTAGTTGTTATTTAAAATTCTATAAGAagatgaaaaaataattaaaataaaatattaacttaataaaaattaatatttaaaagaagaagaagaattagaataaatttaaaCACAAGATATTCTTATACACTAATAAAGAAAAGATTTttaattcaaatataattattctacaataattaaaatgttaATAAGGCAAATAAATgtgagttaaattaattaaaaaaaatataatcattaaattttaaaaatcacaCTTAACTATCTTAGTGAATCAATGACACCTATTTATCGCATCAATGCTAATGTATCAATCTGATCCTCAAGATGCAAGAGATCCCATTGTTTTGTCTTTTTATGATTTCAAGGCTCATAAAAAACACAACTAAAAAAATGTTCTTCAAGTCAATAAAgccaattttttctttttctttttggaagcTTAAAAAATATGATATAATATCCTAATATTAAAgtcaataatattaaaatattttcttgttgcaataatataataataaaatatacatttttttctTTTACATTCTTTTTCtacttaataatattaaaatagatatctttattttatttttatcaaaagTTTCTTTTTTGAAATTAAGATAAATGTAAGCATATGAGATTAATTCTATAGCCTTACATATTTCTCCTAAATTTTACACCATTGATTTCAAAAAGTAGATGGTTATTTCATATAAGAATGCCTTAGACataataaattttaaacttaagaagaagaattaaaataaagctaaatattaattttttaatttatttttctttgtttttagaaACTTAAATCTTAATGTTAAAAGAACATAATAGTAAAGATATATTTTTTCTCTTGTGCATCTTTTTTTACTAATTAttgatattaaaatatattttttaaatttttttgacatgaaagatttttaaaaaattgatacaaatgtAAATCTACGATTGAGATTAATTCTATAGTATTACATCCTTCTCCTCAAATTTGAACCATTTATTTAGAAAAGTAGGTAGTTTGGAATCCCTGACATAATAAATTTTAAACTTATAAATTAATCTTTAAAAGACAATATAGAAGAATTGATCTTTTAATATgttttccttttttaaaaaaaaattcaaaaaactagaTATAATAtcctaatattaaaataaataatgttaaaagattttcttgttgaaaaaaataataataaaagatagattttttctttTGTGCACTCTTTTTCtagttaataatattaaaatatatattttaaatcataaaagattttttttttcaaattaatataaaTGCAAGCATATGATTGAGATTAATTCTATAATGTTGAACCATAGATTTCAAAAAAAAGGTGGTTCATTTCATATAGAGAATGTCAATggcataataataaaataataatatatttaatatgcaATTGACCTCTATCAATCTTGAGAATGGATCCaacattaaatataaaataaaatattttctatttcTTTTACTTATAGAAAATGTTGGAATGAACAATTTGTTCTAAAAACAATCTTGTAAATAAAAGCAACATGtgcataaaattaaattaattaaaactaGATGTGACATAATGACACATTAAATTTGTATAATCAGTTCCACAGAAAACtaattattaatttataaatatgatTTTTAAATCAACATTTGCATATCTAACAACATTTCTAAAATGTTTTTAAACAAAATAAGAAAAGTATTGCTCAATATTTAAACTAAATGAAAATGAAGAGTCGGCTTGATAGTTCCAAAGAGCAGTtaacaaattttattattttttgcttGCAGTGTGGACTTTGTGGTGCCCGGATGGATAAGGTGGATATTTTCATAAACAGAGTAGAGAATTTAGGCAAACATATTGGTTAGCGACATGACACGTTGAAGATGCTAAATTCTAGGTGAGATAATAAATCCAAGAGTTGGCCACACAGTCTTAAGCACTTCCAAATGCTGCTCATTAAACAAAACATAATGCCCTCAATCTTACTCTGCTGAGTAAGCCAGACCTTCTCGCTTTACCTAGCCGCCTGACTTGACCAGAAATTAAAATAAACGTGTTCCAAAATTTCATCATCAAGAATCTTTTCAGAAAGAAATAAAAACCTGGTGCCCAAGGATTTTTACTCCTGAGATCAGCTTCATGCAAGAAATAACGGAAGAGGCCAATATGCAGAACCTCCTGAGAAATGACCAACACCACCCCATCTCTCCACCCACGCCGACGATGGGTATTAATGTTTTCTATAGAGAAAATAGTGGAGAGGTATATAATAAGGGGAGTCCTACAGCTACAGGAGAGGAGAAATCCTGGAGAGAACACATGGTTGGTAATAAGGGAAGTCCTAGCGCTACAGGAGAGGAGAAATCCCTGAGAGAACATATGTTTGATAAGGTGGTCACTCCCAGCGATGTGGGAAAGCTTAACCGGCTGGTGATTCCGAAGCATCACGCACAGAAATACTTTCCGCTGAACAAAGATGATAAAGACAAAGGCTTGACGCTCACATTCGAAGACAAAAGGGGCAAAGAATGGCGGTTCCGATATTCGTACTGGAGTAGCAGCCAGAGCTATGTGTTCACTAAGGGCTGGAATCGCTTCGTCCGGGACATGGATCTTCATGCAGGGGACGTCGTTTCTTTCCACAGAGCCGCCGACGCccaaaacatgcaacaccactTTTACATCAGCTGGCGGCGGTGCGCCGCAAAAGCGCCGCTTTTTTACTCCTGCTTAAGAGGAGGCAG
The nucleotide sequence above comes from Cryptomeria japonica chromosome 11, Sugi_1.0, whole genome shotgun sequence. Encoded proteins:
- the LOC131072901 gene encoding B3 domain-containing protein Os03g0120900-like, with translation MGINVFYRENSGEVYNKGSPTATGEEKSWREHMVGNKGSPSATGEEKSLREHMFDKVVTPSDVGKLNRLVIPKHHAQKYFPLNKDDKDKGLTLTFEDKRGKEWRFRYSYWSSSQSYVFTKGWNRFVRDMDLHAGDVVSFHRAADAQNMQHHFYISWRRCAAKAPLFYSCLRGGRTGQVHYLSPPPYLISSFASLQNNGGAAMSSFRVEQNDVLVPTLASHPVHFNTAAGCAGLGESWGAERETPFVQLKPGERLAGDVSYPAQNTATAGSSKRVRLFGVTL